A window of Pecten maximus chromosome 12, xPecMax1.1, whole genome shotgun sequence genomic DNA:
CTTGTCTATCAGACGCCGGAGTATCCTCCTTGGGATGTGAAGGTATCCCATTCTCCAATTCTGATAGCGGGCCCTCTACAGGATCATCAATGACGACTGATGAGTCGACATCTTCATCGGAGTCGCTGTCTGCGGTCTCCAAAGTAACAATATCCTCCTCCTCTGGCTTGGTCAATGTCCTCTTTCTTGTTGTTGACTCCGGTTTCTCATCAAAACTCACTTCATCTGTGTCATGCAGGAAATCGATGGGCAAGAGCAAATTGCGGTGCAATGTCTTTTCTTTTCCTTCTCCATTACACTTGCGGACGACATAGACAGGCACATCTGGATTAGGCTGACGAATCACGACGTATTCATCATCTTCCCATTTGTCGGAGATTTTGTGTTTTCCTTCAAATGCCATAATCCGAACTAGAACTCTGTCTCCATCCTGTAAAGCAACTGCTCTAGCCTTCCTGTCGTAATTCCTCTTCTGGTGTTCTGCAGCTGTAGACATAAACCGTCTTGCAGAGTCATAGGCATTCTTCAGGTTCTCGCGAAGAGACGATACAAACTTGGACAATGGTTGATGCTTCCCTCCAATGTCTATTCCGAATGCCAAGTCGATGGGTAACCTAGGTTGTCTACCAAACATCAGAAAGAATGGAGAATAGCCTGTGCTATCGTGCCGTATGCTGTTGTATGCATGAACAAGAGGACCGACGTGCCTTTTCCAGTCTCCTTTATCCTTCGGGTCCAAAGTACCCAACATCCCTAGCAACGTCCGGTTAAACCTCTCACAGCTTCCATTACCCATTGGGTGGTACGGCGTAGTCCTACTCTTCTTGATGTTGGCCATAGCGCATAACTGGTGAATTAAGTTTCCAACAAAATTGGCACCTTGATCAGAGTGTATACGTCTAGGCATTCCGTAATGTACAACAAAGTTGTAGAAAAATGCCTCAGCTGTAGTTTTAGCGGTTTGATTTTTCGTAGGAATGGCCTGTGCGTACTTGGTGAAGTGATCCATCACAACCAGTATATGCTGAAATCCTCCTTTAGATGACTCCAAGGTAAGGAAATCCATACACACTAGCTCCAGTGGCTGGGTTGTCTGGATATTCACTAATGGCGCTTTCTGAGTAACTGCCTTCCTAAATATACAGCGTCGACACCTTTTCACCCATCTCTCCACGTCCTGAGTCATTCCTGGCCAATAAAAACGTTCCTGAATAAGTGACAATGTCCTATCACGTCCGGGGTGTCCGACAGAATTGTGAAGTCCATATAAGGCTTGTTTCCGAAAAGCAGGAGGTAATATCAGCTGTTTTCTGGATGTACCATCTTCTATGACTTCTCGATAAATCACCCCCTTATCGATCTTTAATCTGTCAAAGGAACGTAACAAAGTTTGCTGATCAGGATCTAACTGTCTTCTATCTGGCCTCTGGTTATTCCGAACATAAAATAACATCTGCCGGAGTACTGGATCTCTGTCCTGAGCTCGTCTCCAATCTCTAGAAGTCATCTCCTGAATATCCTGACCAGAGTCCATGAATTGCTCATCAATGACTGAAGTAGACATGGAAACGGTCTCAATCCAGGCTACTGGCTGTTGTACTGCACCGCAAATAGCCTTGACAGAATCCAAAGGGATATCCTTAACAGATGTAGACTCCTCAATGTGGGATGGCAGTCTAGACATAATGTCAGCATCTGTATTGTTCTTTCCTGGCTTGTAGATGATGTTGAAGTCAAACGCGGATAATGCAGCCAACCATCTATGTCCCGTCGCATCCAACTTGGCAGACGTTAAAACATATGTCAGTGGATTGTTGTCGGTGGTAACTGTAAACTTACTTCCGTACAGGTAATCCGTAAATTTGTCAGTCACTGCCCACTTTAAAGCTAAAAATTCCAATTTATGGGCAGGATAATTCCGCTCAGATTTCGTCAATCCTCTGCTTGCATAAGCAATGACCCGCGGTTTTCCATCCTGCTGCTGGTAAAGGATCGCCCCAAGACCATGTCCACTTGCGTCTGTATGTACTTCAAATGGGATGTCATATAATGGATATCCAAGAACAGGCGGTGAGGATAAAACACTCTTCATGGTCTGGAACGCTGTTTCCTGCTCTTTCTCCCATTTCCATACAGTTGACGCAGTCTTGCTCCTAGTAGAATGGTCTTTCTTCCTTGTAGGTGGTAATAGCTCGTTCAGTGGCTTCACGATGGCAGAAAAACCTTCCACAAACTTACGATAGTAGCCACAGAATCCCAAGAAACGTCTCAAATCATCCGGACCAGAGGGCTTAGGCCAGTCAACTATCTTCTGTACCTTATCAGGATCTGCTTCTATACCATCCTTAGAAACAACGAAACCAAGAAACTTCACTTTCTTCTTGAAATAAGAGCATTTCTGTGGAGCTAGCTTTAATCCATGGTGCCTTATCTTCTCAAATACTAACTCTAACCTCTCTATATGCTCACCGAATGTCTTGGAAAACACTATGACgtcgtctatatagacaaaGCAAATGGTGGTATGGAGCTCTCCAAGGCACTCTTCCATCAATCTTTGGTAAGTCGCTGGTGCATTCACTAACCCGAATGGCATCCTATTGAATTCATAGAATCCTAACGGTCCGATGGTGAAAGCAGTCCTTGACTTATGTTCCTCGTGAAGTTCGACCTGATGGTAACCACTCTTCATATCCAGTGTAGAAAAATAATCACATCCTGATAAAGAATCTAAAATCTCCTCCACCCTAGGAAGAGCATAAGAATCCTTTACAGTCCTAAGATTCAACTGACGGTAGTCGATGCACATCCGCAGTCGTCCGTCCTTCTTCCGTACCAATACAACTGCAGAGGCCCAAGGTGAATGAGAGCGACGAATAACTCCTATGTCCAAAAGTTGATGTAGGTGATCACGCACTTCACTGAGCATAGCAGGAGGAATACGACGATGGCGTTGTTTAAATGGCACTTCATCTGTGAGCTCAATACGGTGATGAACAGCATTAGAGTGTCCAAGATCCATATCCCCTTTAGAAAATATATCGGGGAAACTGGAAATCATCTGTTTACTAATTGTAAACTCCTCTTCAGACAATCTATCATCAAACTTCATCTGTCGCATCAAGGCTTCCATATCCGTGCCTACAGAATCATCAGTATCATCAGATGTGTCCACATCTTGCAAACATCCTTCGACCTTCACTGGCTGAATCTCACAAAGCACCGCACGAGGCTGTATGGTAACATTCCTGGCAGTGATGTTAGATATGGTCACAGGAACAACGCCATTTCCTCTATAATGGTACTGAATAAGACTGGGCGATATATCCAAATCATCGACTAATGTCGACTCCTTCGATGTTGTAAGGTAAGCACTGGTGGGTGTATGCTCGACTTGATGATCAACATAGCCATTAATAGTAACTTGACTATTGGGCTTAACTTGAATTGCAGTACCTTCAGCACTCTTTACTACACCAAGACAGAATTTTTTCCGAATCAAATTCTGTTGACGCAATGCAATGCATCTGAATGTAATATACCAAGGCGTCGAGAGTGAGGATCCTTTCATCAACTTATCACCACAAACTTGCTTACAGGAGTCCATGATATCCATCAATATGTTGGTCCCCACTAGAATTGGTACCTTAGAATTATATCTGGTGTCTGGTACAACCAATAGAAGTCCTGGTAAAGGTGTATTGTGGCCCTCAATTGTAGTCTCTATCTCGGCCTGTATAAAACCATCATATGGCAATGCCTCTCCCCCAGCACACTCAATATCTAAAACATCGTTTAAAGAATGAAGTGGTAAATGGCTCAAATGACTGTCGTAGAAGTTACGACTAACAGTGCTGACCGCTGAACCAGTATCCAACAATGCGGTAGTATTCACCCCAGAAATCTTTAACTGTTCCTCACTGCAATCTCCAACCAGTGCTGTACCGGTATCATCATGATCATCTTGCATGATAGGGCTCTGTTGTCCAATCCTGCCTACTGGTGCCCCAGGCCTGTAGGCGTCCGAGCGTTTAAAGACTTTCTGCTGTGATCTAAATTCACTCGACAATCTCGTTTGATGTGTCCTGGCTGTCCACATCTCCAGCATACTGGTCTATCACTATCTCCTCTATAAGGTTTGTCCTGCCTCCTATAGTCCTGAGGTACCTTATAAGATCCACGTGCAGGTGGACAACCATGGCCTGACTCCCTATTCTTCTGTAAGGATACTAAATCCTGTTTCAGCTTAGACATCTCAGTCGTAAGGTCCTTTACCAAAGCCTTCATTTCTTTAATGTCCTCGTTGTGTGGTATGGCAACCTTAACAGGTTTAGGCTTCTCTGGTGAGGCGTCGGCCTGCTCTATCTGCCTAACAGCAATGCGAAGTTTGTCATAGTCCTGAATAGTATCAAACTTGTGACCAGTAACATCACGTAGCGACTTCTTAAGTCCACGCCAAAACTTAGTCCGTAACATCTCTGTGACCTGAGATTGGGTAAGCTCACATCGGGTTTTAGCTCTATCCAAAATATCTTCAAGTCTACTGGCCCAAGATGTCACACTCTCTGAATCTTCTTGTTTAGCAGAATAAAATTTGGCAAGCAAATCCTCTGCAGCAGCAATGTTTCCATAGTTTCCAGTCATCTTATccaacacctgttgtaatgcaACTGAAGATCCCATTCTTCTAGCTGTATTTGCTGCTTCACCTCTTAAAGATCTTCTCACGGCTTGGAAAATAGCCTGATCCTTGTAAATTCCATCTCGTTGTAACATCTCAACCTCATAGATCCATTGCTCAAACGGTACCTCTCCATGAGGGACTTGTGGAGATCCTGAAAATATGGAAATCTTCGGCACATAATATGAAGTATTATGTGTGCTGGATGGTACTGTATCATCTCGATGATCTTGTAACACCTGGGAAAGATCGAGGATCGGTTCACGCTTCACAACCTTGGCTTTAGCTCCTCCCGCTAAAAGATCAGTTAACCACTGAGCTGCAGTATCCTTAGATTCTAGATCTGGTTTAAGGTTCATAGCTGCTAAAGCCTCCATCAAATGTTCAGCTTGCTTCCCAGCATCCGCCATAGTTGAAGTATTACACAGAGTACACAAGCACAATAATACAAGTAATATAATCATGAAGTCCAATGTGAAAAATGAGAGCCAATACTGCAAAAAAAAACCTAACAAAGTCCAAATATGCCGATAACTGGAAATAAATTCAAGAAAATTTTAAAGTCCAAATAAgctgaaaatcaaaaataaatacagaaaattcATCAAAGTCCAAACACAGGTAATAATACAcaagaaaatattatataaatgtgtataggAAAATAAACACTAGCAATAAATCAAAGTCCAAATTTATCTGAAAATCAAAGctgaaattgaaaaagaaatgaaaacgcAAACACGgttcaaattaatagagctAGTCTAAAGCCTACAAGGTGTCtgaaattcacaaaaataaacaacCACAAAATATCTGAAATGCAAAAAGATACAAACAATGTCAAAGCGACAAATATTTCTAAGTATAAACACCTAAAGCAATAAATTCTAACACcgaataaatcaattaaatgaaagaaaatccACAAAATCTGAAAGAAAAACTCATAGATTCAAAGATATACAGAATCAAGTACTATGCAAAGGGAAATAATCAATAGCTAATCTATCAAGGGCAAATAACTCACCAATGTCAAGACAATAATCAACAAGATAatctaattacatatataagCAAGCATGTGTCTAGATGgcattgataaaaaaacaaattgacataACACACAAACTAAAGTAAATCAATCTAGATTACAGGGTATTACGCGAAAACCGAAAACTCCGAACAGAAAAGAAAAGCGTGTCGCAAGCGCAGCAGTTCAACATATAAACACAAACACTGAGATTGAACGACAAATAATAATCACATGGAAGTCACGacagtgtaatgtcagttaatGTGTCTTGGTCAGTGCAAAATATCAACTACCCAACTAAGAATAGATAAACCGATAAATAAAGAACCAATGCAGCAAAAGATTTACTAAGTATACAAAGATACTAACCTTTCTACAGCGGGTAAGCAGGGCAGGTACAGGTAGAAGTTTCCATGCTCACATTCAGATTCACGATTCAGATCCACACATTTTACGAATAATACAGGAATAAACACATGACAACACTAAATTCCAAATAGAATACACGAATAAACACATAAATCATCCATGCTATAATGAATGAGTCACTGAATAATATCCTTTCCCGTCATAAAGTTCAATTTAGTTCGAAATGAAAACGTAAGTCCATTCACATGTGTGCCACCATCAACATCCGGTTTCACATATCGGTGTGACCTTCCCATAGTGCCATACTGAAAAGTTCCGGGTGCAAAAGTTCCGGACCAAACTGGAATTCGACGATCACGTCAGGCAAGTGCAAACCCTCCGGTCTCCGGACCCTCAGTCTAACGGAGtagtccctacatgggcgccattTGTAGCGGGGTGTAATATGtcttaaaatgatgacaatgccGCTGGGTTCGTTTGATTTCAAAGGTTTTATTATTACTCAAAAACCCACGTTCTGaaacatacataaataaaacataatttatttcattcacAAACCATACATCTGTCATACAACAATAGTTCACGCGtacaattacatataaatgaataatatttCCAACACAACGTTAACAcgataaaatatcacagataatgACGATTACTTGGTAATAtaaaatcacacacttacaacACGTATAGTGCATCAACGTGAGGCTTAACACTGCTCACTTCCATGACCGTCATATACCGCACAACAGATGTAAACTACAATAATAAAGTATAGTTTTCACACTTGTACAATAGGTTTCAATATGAACActattacatttataaaaaatatctctGCTGTACGATAACCGTGTACAGTACATATACGTATATTTATTCAAAGTattaaaaatatggaaaacatgATCTTATCACTTATAACTTTCAAATATCATTCTTACAGAAACAGGAACAGGGCAAAACAACTAAAGAAAGATATCAAACTTACCAATACAGGAATACGACTCTATATGGTGACAGATGAATTCGAAGACCTACATTTTGTAGCTCCGGCTTCAATGACGTCGAAATTCAAATGTCCcgaaacacaaagaaacaaagactAAAACCACAGATAAGAactttcaaccaatcaaacaacTTTGTTACAGTCACATGTCACGTTCGTCAGTGAAATATACTCAcaggtacaaagacatacacataccaatatacaaacacGCGCACGGGATCGCCGGtaacgaatatatatatatgcacggACGCAGGTAAAAGGTCGCGAGGGCCTTATAcctcaataataaataccttacatatttattatattttattaataattatcacacatatacatgtatacatttcacaaatatcaaacactttATTAAAAATAACCCTATTACACCAATACCGAGATTACACTAGTACATACACTTGGAACAATGAAATACATCTCGTTCActtaaattcaaattcaaattatcattattttaaattttgcaGCTGCATATGTAAATATGCATTATCAGATGCTACATTATGGTATATcaattttttgtatttcttcTTGAGAATTAACAGTGGTCGTATATCGATATGTAAATGATCAAACTGAAGTTATAATCCATCTGCAATCCGCTGTATTAACGGCGTAGAAATATTCAGGCTTTATGAGAAAGTACTAGAACGTAGACTAGTGTATTGTACGTATTTAATGTCTAGTTTCACTTTTGTTTCAAGAACAACTTGATACAAAACTTGTAATACAAACTACGCAAACGTGATTCTTAATCTTAATCGAGAAAAAGGCAAAACGTACATACAAACTTTACAAAAACATGATTCTTAATCAAATGAAGATTTAGACATAGACCACGTGGGAAAACTTATTCGCTTCACACGCCAGAAACTAATGACGGactgaaagtaaaatattttaacgATAGGCATTTTCTTACGAAAAAATCTGAAGTACTAGAAGTCGGTTAATAGTGTTCCTTTCAGAATTAGACCCAGCTTAATAAAGCGTAGTACGTAGATAGCCATTCTAGTCTCGTGGTCAGAACAGAAAGCATGTATCGAGATGATGAAAGATTTACATAGACACACCTGTATGGCCCTGACATTAGATTGTCAATTCAATTAGGAAACAAGATTTGCGTTTTCTCACGACGATCGATTTTAAAAAGGTTTGAAAGATGGATCCCACATCATAATGAAAGTTTTTCTGAATTCCGATGATAATCTCATTCGTGTTGTGTAGTCAGGAGTTGTGTCTCTTTGTCCGCAATAAAGCGAAGGATACGTGTTATGTAATTAATATTTagataatatgtacatgtacacagatatgtGTAAATGATAAAGTAACCTTAGATCTAATTTCAAACAAGAAGATTAATTGTAGATGTAAATATAGAATTATAGTAAATACATCCATTATTTTTATACGCGGGACAGAACACACCATTCAGGAACAAGAAAATTGAAACGTCGTTGGAAAGACAATGAACATTGTGGTATATCATCTCAAACACTACATTATACTACTATCTAGTAacttcaatataaaaatgtaatacacgtgaaaaaaaaaatcttactgatatagaatgtgtgtactgtagttactgatatagaatgtgtgtactgtagttactacatgtaatatagaacgtatgtactgtagttactggtatttCTACCATGTTTGGtttgcaacgccagttttgattggtttaaaaccatgtattattttccaataatacacgctcgtgccaatattacacgctcgtgagtcacggctgttacaactttatatatctaatattcacttATTTCTTATCAGTTTCAACAGCCGAGttgggctaatgggttagtctttcattaaatttttatcacgacgcgagttcgaatcctatggagcccccccccccccccccccccccccccccctccttttttttctttttcttttcttttttttctcttttctttatccctttttttaaattttcataatCAATGCCATATTgtagatgctcttgatcgtagtactgtagtgcctgtaaagaaatgtatatttcatcaacaaataatgcaatactcaagaaataaattacaaggttttcccggggtttctttgctgtttttctattagaaagaggtcaaTCTCAgagctaaacagtacatggtagaatagaaataatcaactttgactcgtgtattgttgcaggatatacaacgaggacgaggatattttgcaattaaattaataacgaaggctgCGCCAATACACGagtcatcgttaattatttcttaaataatgtgtgtactgtggatactggtatataatgtgtgtacgtagttactggtatagaatgtgtgtactgtagttactggtatagaatgtgtgtactgtagttactggtatataatgtatgtactgtagttactggtatagaatgtgtgtactgtagttactggtatagaatgtgtgtactatagttactggtatataatgtatgtactgtagtagttactggtatagaatgtgtgtactgtagtagttactggtatagaatgtgtgtactgtagtagttactggtatataatgtgtgtactgtagttactggtatagaatgtgtgtactgtagttactggtatagaatgtgtgtactgtagttactggtatataatgtgtgtactgtagttactggtatataatgtatgtactgtagttactggtatataatgtgtgtactgtagttactggtatagaatgcgtgtactgtagttactggtatataatgtgtgtactgtagttactggtatatagaatgtgtgtactgtagttactggtatataatgtgtgtactgtagtagttactggtatagaatgtgtgtactgtagttactggtatataatgtgtgtactgtagttgctggtatataatgtgtgtactgtagaagttactggtatagaatgtgtgtactgtagttactggtatagaatgtgtgtactgtagttactggtatataatgtatgtactgttgtaattactggtatagaatgtgtgtactgtaattactggtatataatgtgtgtactgtaatagttactggtatagaatgtgtgtactgtagttactggtatataatgtgtgtactgtagttactcgtatataatgtgtgtactgtagtagttactggtatataatgtgtgtactgtagttactggtatataatgtatgtactgtagttactggtatacaatgtgtgtactgtagttactggtatagaatgcgtgtactgtagttactggtatagaatgcgtgtactgtagttactggtatataatgtatgtactgtagttactggtatataatgtgtgtactgtagttactggtatataatgtgtgtactgtagttactggtatataatgtgtgtactgtagttactggtatagaatgcGTGTACTGTAGATACTGgtatagaatgtatgtattgtagttactggtatagaatgtgtgtactgtagttactggtatagaatgtatgtactgcagttactggtatagaatgtgtgtactgtagttactggtatataatgtgtgtactgtagtagttactggtatagaatgtgtgtactgtagttactggtatagaatgtgtgtactgtagttactggtatataatgtgtgtattgtagttactggtatacaatgtgtgtactgtagttactggtatagaatgcgtgtactgtagttactggtatagaatgcgtgtactgtagttactggtatataatgtatgtactgtagttactggtatataatgtgtgtactgtagttactggtatataatgtgtgtactgtagttactggtatataatgtgtgtactgtagttactggtatagaatgcGTGTACTGTAGATACTGgtatagaatgtatgtattgtagttactggtatagaatgtgtgtactgtagttactggtatagaatgtgtgtactgtagttactggtatagaatgtgtgtactgtagttactggtatataatgtgtgtactgtagtagttactggtatagaatgtgtgtactgtagttactggtatagaatgtgtgtactgtagttactggtatataatgtgtgtattgttgtaattactggtatagaatgtgtgtactgtagttactggtatagaatgtgtgtactgtagtagttactggtatataatgtgtgtactgtagtagttactggtatagaatgtgtgtactgtagttactggtatagaatgtgtgtactgtagttactggtatataatgtgtgtattgttgttattactggtatagaatgtgtgtactgtagttactggtatataatgtgtgtactgtagtagttactggtatagaatgtgtgtactgtagttactggtatagaatgtgtgtactgtagttactggtatataatgtgtgtac
This region includes:
- the LOC117339939 gene encoding uncharacterized protein LOC117339939, with amino-acid sequence MGNGSCERFNRTLLGMLGTLDPKDKGDWKRHVGPLVHAYNSIRHDSTGYSPFFLMFGRQPRLPIDLAFGIDIGGKHQPLSKFVSSLRENLKNAYDSARRFMSTAAEHQKRNYDRKARAVALQDGDRVLVRIMAFEGKHKISDKWEDDEYVVIRQPNPDVPVYVVRKCNGEGKEKTLHRNLLLPIDFLHDTDEVSFDEKPESTTRKRTLTKPEEEDIVTLETADSDSDEDVDSSVVIDDPVEGPLSELENGIPSHPKEDTPASDRQESAQSVDGDDCHPTVVVDEAPPGDDQVSGNDETGGVSVQDDQDVVAPIAPRVPTPAPRRSTRARQPPLWQQSGEFVMNQLCQGISSDWFTRAEYLQRLGERGVLAPDRVSDALVRIVCGDVIC